The genomic DNA GCCAGTTGGGGGAATGTCGTGGAACAAACCTCCGCCATCTTCTGGTTCAAGATAGTGTTGATAAAGGTGTCAAAAGCCTCATCCTTGTCGGCATTATACACCTCTATCCACCCGCACCGGGCGCCTGGCCAGGGGAATTCCTTGGAAATACCCTTCATGCTGATACCTGGTACGTCTTCGATGATGTCGGAGAGCGGGACAGTCTCGACTCCATTGAATATAATGTTATTATACATCTCGTCGAAAACGAGGAAGATATCGTTTTCTCTGGCAATTTTCACAATCTGTTTGAGGATATTTTCAGGATAAACAAAACCGGTCGGGTTATCAGGATTGATGACAAGGATGCCGACAATTGATTTATGGCTTTTCACCTTCTGTTCCATTTCATGAATATCCGGGCACCAGTTATTATGTGGGTCCATCTGGTAGGTATTTGGAGGAAAGGAAGCATGCAGAACCTCCGCAAGCAGGTGGGTGGAATAGGTCGGCTCAGGCATGATAATCCGTGCATCGACACGCATGGAGCCATACGTTCGTGCAATGGCATCACCAAGACCATTAAAAAATATAATGTCTTCGCTGTCTATTTTTGCCTTTCCCCTCTTGTTTACCAGCTCCGCAAGAAACTTCCTGGTTTCGTCAACTCCCTTTGTAGGTGAATATGCGTATGAACGATCTTCTTGTAAGATGTCCGTCAAGACCTCTTTCATCCACTCGGGTATCTTCTCCCCTTTTCCCACGGGAT from Syntrophales bacterium includes the following:
- a CDS encoding pyridoxal phosphate-dependent aminotransferase, producing MRFDIARRSSGLTYEIRNIVNIANKMSDYGIEVIWENIGDPVGKGEKIPEWMKEVLTDILQEDRSYAYSPTKGVDETRKFLAELVNKRGKAKIDSEDIIFFNGLGDAIARTYGSMRVDARIIMPEPTYSTHLLAEVLHASFPPNTYQMDPHNNWCPDIHEMEQKVKSHKSIVGILVINPDNPTGFVYPENILKQIVKIARENDIFLVFDEMYNNIIFNGVETVPLSDIIEDVPGISMKGISKEFPWPGARCGWIEVYNADKDEAFDTFINTILNQKMAEVCSTTFPQLAIPILFDHPKYQQYLESRIKRYEKLSNIAYNILKDVPYVIANRTNGAFYMTVVFKESVLDNGHALRIDQSDIKQFIEKIVSEKIEPDKRFVYYLLGATGICVVPLTSFFTRLHGFRLTLLEKDEAKFEFTIRKIAEKIVEYVESS